The following DNA comes from Simkania negevensis Z.
TACGCTCATACGCGCGAAGGAAACAACAATGCTTATTGTCAAGATAATGAGCTCAACTACTTCCTTTGGGATCAAGCTTCTCCTCTTTTTGAGTTCATTCAAAAACTGATCGCTTTGCGTAAATCCCACCCGATTTTCCGTCAAAAAACCTTTCCCTCAGCAGTGAAGTGGGAAGAAAAGGATTACTTAGGGCTTACCCTTGGAGAGGAGCTTTTCATCGCTTTCAATCCCTCTGCTCAAGAGTATCAGCTCGAAAAAGAAGGATGGGAGATCCTCCTTTCTACTGCAAGTCAAGTGCAAACTTTAGACAAATTGCAACCCTATACATCTGTTCTCTTTGGAAAAAAGAAAGCTCTTTGATAGTATCATAAGAAAATCTTCTGGGAGTTTGAAATGTTTAGAAACCTCTGCCTCATTTTCGCCCTTTGCCTCGTCTCCTTTGGGTGTTCGAAAAACGTACACGAACAAGCGACTCGTTACTATGATGATGGAAGATCAAAGCCTATTGTAGCACTTGTTCCCGTTTTTGACCGAAGCGGAGCTAAAATTTCCTGGAGCCTCTCGGAAGAATTTACAGATCAGTTGCGTCAACGGTTCTTGAAGCAAAGTCAGTTTTACATCAATACCCCAGAGCAAATCAATGCCGAGATCGAAACGCTTAATGAAACAAATGATCCCTTCTCACGTGATTACGCTTGGATTGGAAAAGCGTTTGGTGAAGAGGAATTCGTTGTCTTTGCAGAGCTTGTAGAGCATGACATTCACCCCAAAGCTACAAATAAAAATTTTCTCGACAAGTTGACTCCCTCATGTGAACTCTCAATGACCATGCGTGTCCGTGTCTTCGATCTACGTGGGGAAAAACCTGAAATTGTGTTGCAAGAACTTTTCCACCAAAGTCACTTGATTCCCAAGCCTTCGGATCTCACAGAACAAAGTTCTGAGAAATGGAAAAAGATGTCTTTTTCAATCACTCCACTCGGACTGGCTCACAGCCAATTTTCTAAAGAAATCGCCAAACGAATTGAAGATTACATCCTCCTTTCTAAGAGTCGTTAGTGGAAGAAGTCATTATCGAGCATCTTGAACAAGCAGGACTCTTTGCTCTCATGGGAGCCATTGTTACATGGATTGCTAAAAAATGTGGTTTTTTTAAGCTCGGAGAAAGCTCTCCCGCCCCTCGCATTCAATACCCAATTATCGGTATCCTCCTTTACTTAGTGCTCTTTATTTTCGCTGTTCCGTTTGCTCTCAAGTTCTTTTCCCTTGTATATAGTCCTCTGGAAACTGCCTTTCAGGCTCATCCGGCCCTTTTTATAGCTACAGTTCAAGTTCTCTCAATCATGATCATCACCTGTTTTGTGATCATTTTTTCCCTTTTTCAAGATCAAAATGTTGTTAAACGCATTTGGAAAGAACAATTCACCTTTCCGTCTGCCATTAAAGATTTTGAGCTTGGCGTTTTAACATGGGTGATCAGCTTTTCTGTTGTGGCATGTGTTGACCAAATTGGAGACCTGTTAACCTCCCTTGCTTTTGGCACTTCACGTGTGGAACAAATTGCAGTTCGCTTCATCCGGTTGTCTGCTGAATCTCCCTATCTTCTTACAGTTGCGACAATTTCAACTGTCTTAGCAGCTCCTATTTTAGAAGAGTGTATTTTCCGTGGCTTTATGCAAACCTATCTGAAATCTAAAATCGGTTTCATTAAAGCCCTTTTTTCTACTGCATTTATTTTTGCAGCTTTTCACTTTTCACCCACCCAGGGAATCAGCAACATTACCCTTATTTTATCACTATTTACCCTCGCATTATACCTCGGTTTTCTCTATGAAAAACGAAAATCTTTGATCGCTCCGATCGCTTTACACATGACATTCAATTCAATAAGTGTTATTCGTATAGTTTTATTTTCAAGCTAACTGGGTCTCTATGAAAAGAGCTCTGCTCATTATCTTAGGATTTCTCTTCGGAATTTGCGGCAGCCTTGAATGTGCTCTCTCAAAACAAACAGAAACATTAATCGACGATTTAAACCAAGCAGCTCTGCTTGAGTTTTACCTGATGAAAAAGGGAGATAATCCTCTCGCCTCTCCCTACTCTATTCAATCGTCTTTTCTTATGGCTTATATGGGTGCAAAAGGAAAAACAGCTAAGCAAATAGCGCAAGTTCTCTCGATGACCCTCCCCCAAAATCAATTAGGAACAGCTTTTGCAGAGCTGACCGACTACCTTCTAGCTCCCACATCCCAGCATGGATATAAACTCAAGATTGGAAATGGAATGTGGATCGATGACAATCTCTCAGTCCTTTCCACATACAAAGAAATCGTTGCAAAAGACTTTAACGGTGATGTCCAACAAATTGATTTCGGAGCGCCTACTACCGCAGCCGAAACTATCAATGCCTGGGTTTCAGAGGAAACTGGTGGAAACATCAAACATTTATTGTCTCCTCAAGACATTAGCCCATCAACTGTCCTGCTCTTGACAAATGGGCTCTTTCTGCAAGGTCCCTGGAACTCTCCCTTTAGCTCAAAACTGACAGAGTCTAAACCCTTTTTAACAAGCAATAAGGTTTCAATAAACGTTCCAACCATGCAGCAAATTGGAACCTTTCCCTACTATGAAGATGATAACTCCCAAATTCTCGCTCTTCCTCTCATAAGTGAAGACACCCAACCAAATCTTGCCCTGATCATCTTCCTTCCCAAAGAGACCCTACTGACTGATATTTTTGACTTCTATTATGCGCAGCAACAACAAAGCTCTGCAGCCTTTCTCGACTTTACAAATAAATTTGAAAACGCGCGAGTTGATATCCACTTACCTAAATTTGCCTTCAGCAAACGTTTTTTTCTGAAAAACTTCTTCCTTTCGATTGGAATGGATGATGCTTTTTCACCTAGTGCAGATTTTTCGGGAATCACGGGCGCAAAAAACATCTACATTAGCGATGCATTTCACGAAAGCTATGTAAAAATCGATGAAGGAGGCATCTTTGCTGCAGCCGCTTCAGGCGTACAATTCAACTTGAAATCAACCCTTCCCGACCAAGCCCCTAAACCTTTTAATGCCAATCATCCCTTTTTCTACTGCATTGCCGACCTTAAAACTAAACTTCTTCTCTTTATGGGAGTCGTTAACGACCCTTCTATTTCCTACAAGGAGGAGAATCCCTAATGAATCACTTTCGTTTTAAGCTCTCTTCTTACGGGCTTTCAGACATTGGTCTCGTCCGATCAAATAATGAAGATGTGTGGTCTTATCTTGACGAAAGTGGATTCTTTGCCCTAGCAGATGGAATGGGAGGTCACAATGCAGGAGAAGTGGCTGCCAAAGAAGCCGTTCGCTTTGTTTGCTCGTCAGTCGAAGAACTCTTTGTCTCAAGTGAAAAAGAGTGGAATATTTTCGACCTTTGCTCCTTTACAAAACTCTGCATTGAAAATGCAAACAGCTGGGTCCATCACTTGGGTAAAAAGAGAAAAGAGTACTCAGGAATGGGAACCACCCTTTGCACCCTTCTCTTTCATGAACATTCTCTCATTTACGGCCACGTGGGAGACAGCCGGATTTATCGGTTCAGACAAGGGCAACTCGATCAGCTCACTATTGACCACTCACTCAAAAATGAGCTCATTTCTCAAGGAAAGTTTTATGAGTCTCCCAATAAGCCTTTCCCCTATAAGAACGTACTTACTCGAGCCATCGGGACTCACGGAGACGTCGAAGCAGAAATCCATATTGCACCAGTCAATGTCGATGATTTATACTTGATGTGTTCAGATGGGCTGACCGATTGCGTCACAGATCAAGAAATTTCTTCAATCCTTCGTCAATCGAAAGATCCCAAAGATATCACTTTGGAGCTCATAGAACTCGCCAAAAAGAATGGCGGAAATGACAACATTACTATTGTGAGTGTCCACGTTAATGAAGAGGATTTATCTCGATCATAATGCAACAACCCCAATTGACCCTCTCGTTGCTGAGGTCATGATGCAAGAGTTTGCTAAGGGTCCGCAAAACCCTTCGAGCGTTCACTTTTTTGGGCAAGAAGCGAAGAAAACTCTGCTGACATCCCGTCAAACGATTGCTCGCTTCCTGAAAGTGAAACCTCAAGAGATTCTCTTTACCTCAGGTGGAACCGAATCGATGAATCTCTTAATCCGCGGTTCCCTTCCACCTAAAGGAGCTCATCTCATTACTACCGACCTCGATCACCCTTGTGTCTATGAAAACATGCAAACTCTCGAGCAAGCAGGTTATCACGTCTCTTTCCTTTC
Coding sequences within:
- a CDS encoding CT253 family lipoprotein; the encoded protein is MFRNLCLIFALCLVSFGCSKNVHEQATRYYDDGRSKPIVALVPVFDRSGAKISWSLSEEFTDQLRQRFLKQSQFYINTPEQINAEIETLNETNDPFSRDYAWIGKAFGEEEFVVFAELVEHDIHPKATNKNFLDKLTPSCELSMTMRVRVFDLRGEKPEIVLQELFHQSHLIPKPSDLTEQSSEKWKKMSFSITPLGLAHSQFSKEIAKRIEDYILLSKSR
- a CDS encoding CPBP family intramembrane glutamic endopeptidase, which gives rise to MEEVIIEHLEQAGLFALMGAIVTWIAKKCGFFKLGESSPAPRIQYPIIGILLYLVLFIFAVPFALKFFSLVYSPLETAFQAHPALFIATVQVLSIMIITCFVIIFSLFQDQNVVKRIWKEQFTFPSAIKDFELGVLTWVISFSVVACVDQIGDLLTSLAFGTSRVEQIAVRFIRLSAESPYLLTVATISTVLAAPILEECIFRGFMQTYLKSKIGFIKALFSTAFIFAAFHFSPTQGISNITLILSLFTLALYLGFLYEKRKSLIAPIALHMTFNSISVIRIVLFSS
- a CDS encoding serpin family protein, with translation MKRALLIILGFLFGICGSLECALSKQTETLIDDLNQAALLEFYLMKKGDNPLASPYSIQSSFLMAYMGAKGKTAKQIAQVLSMTLPQNQLGTAFAELTDYLLAPTSQHGYKLKIGNGMWIDDNLSVLSTYKEIVAKDFNGDVQQIDFGAPTTAAETINAWVSEETGGNIKHLLSPQDISPSTVLLLTNGLFLQGPWNSPFSSKLTESKPFLTSNKVSINVPTMQQIGTFPYYEDDNSQILALPLISEDTQPNLALIIFLPKETLLTDIFDFYYAQQQQSSAAFLDFTNKFENARVDIHLPKFAFSKRFFLKNFFLSIGMDDAFSPSADFSGITGAKNIYISDAFHESYVKIDEGGIFAAAASGVQFNLKSTLPDQAPKPFNANHPFFYCIADLKTKLLLFMGVVNDPSISYKEENP
- a CDS encoding Stp1/IreP family PP2C-type Ser/Thr phosphatase; this encodes MNHFRFKLSSYGLSDIGLVRSNNEDVWSYLDESGFFALADGMGGHNAGEVAAKEAVRFVCSSVEELFVSSEKEWNIFDLCSFTKLCIENANSWVHHLGKKRKEYSGMGTTLCTLLFHEHSLIYGHVGDSRIYRFRQGQLDQLTIDHSLKNELISQGKFYESPNKPFPYKNVLTRAIGTHGDVEAEIHIAPVNVDDLYLMCSDGLTDCVTDQEISSILRQSKDPKDITLELIELAKKNGGNDNITIVSVHVNEEDLSRS